TATCATCGCAGCTGTCAATGAGTATGTTTGCGATGGTTGTGGGATTTGTGAGCCTGTTTGCGAGTACAAGGCAATCCAGATTGTGAAGGACCCGTCGAACCCTGAGAAACTAAGGGCAGTGGTTAATGAGGGGCTTTGCAAGGGATGCGGTGCCTGCGTTGCTGCCTGCCCATCCGGTGCGATGGAGCAAAAGGGATTCAAGACAGTGCAGATGATTGCAATGATCGATGCTGCACTCTCAGGAGGTGATTAGGAATGTCAATTAGCGATGTTGATACAGTTTCTGTGGAAACACAGGAGGAGTGGGAGCCGAAGATCATTGTTTTCTGTTGCAACTGGTGTTCGTATGCAGGCGCAGACCTCGCTGGTGTTAGCAGACTCCAAATGCCACCAAACTTCCTCGTGATCAGAACGATGTGTTCAGCAAGAGTTGATCCTGAATTCGTGCTGAGAGCTTTTGCCAAGGGTGCCGATGGAGTGCTCGTAGCTGGTTGCCATCCAGCAGATTGCCATTACATCGGCGGTAATTATCGTACGCGGCGTAGAATCGCGATGTTGAGGATGCTCCTCGAACAATATGGTTTCAATCCCGACAGGCTCCGACTCGAATGGATATCCGCCTCAGAAGGTGAGAAATTCCAAAAAACGATCAAAGAGTTCATCGAAACGATCAAAGAACTGGGGCCGAACCCGCTCAAGGAGGAGTGAGAACATCAGGATCGAAAAAAAGATCGATGCAGCGATTAGGATGATGGAAAGCGAACGTATGAGGTGGCTCCTGGGAAAGAAACCGATCCTCACTACAAAGGGCAATGTGTTTGGAGAGATCGTCACCGAGACGAGGTGCGACATCGTTCTTCACAACGCAGCAACAGTAGAGATTGAAAGGAACATGATACTTCAAGAACTCGAAAACGGGCCGAAAACTGTCCACCAACTCCATGACCTCACCGGGATCCCAAAAATGGACATCGTCCGACACTTGATCGCA
The DNA window shown above is from Methanomassiliicoccales archaeon and carries:
- a CDS encoding hydrogenase iron-sulfur subunit, coding for MSISDVDTVSVETQEEWEPKIIVFCCNWCSYAGADLAGVSRLQMPPNFLVIRTMCSARVDPEFVLRAFAKGADGVLVAGCHPADCHYIGGNYRTRRRIAMLRMLLEQYGFNPDRLRLEWISASEGEKFQKTIKEFIETIKELGPNPLKEE